The Lichenicola cladoniae sequence CCTGAGCACCACGCTGGTGCGCAACGCGTCGATGGCGCGGCTGTTCGCCGCCGCGGCTTGGGTAGTCGCGGCGCTGAACATTGCGGGCCTGATTGCGCCGACCGGGCGTCTCCTGGGCGAGATGGCGTTCCCGATCGGCACACTGCATCTCAGCGTGCTTCTGCTGCTCAAGGGTGCGGCGCTGTTGGTGGCGCTGATCTGGCTGGCAAACCTGATCTCGACCCTGGTCGAGCACCGGCTGAACAATGCGCGGGACATTACCCCGGCAATGCAGGTGCTGGCCTCGAAGCTGCTGCGGGCTGGGCTGTTGACCCTCGCGGTGGTGGCGGCCCTCGGCGCCGTCGGCATCGATCTGACCGCGTTCGCCGTGTTCTCCGGCGCAATCGGCGTTGGGCTCGGCTTCGGCCTGCAGAAGGTAGTGTCGAACTTGGTTAGCGGCGTGATCCTGCTGCTGGACCGGTCAATCAAGCCGGGCGACGTGATCCAGCTTGATGACACCTATGGCTGGATCACCCGGCTGAACGCGCGCTTCGTCTCGGTCGTAACCCGGGACGGCACCGAGCATTTGATTCCTAACGAGGACCTGATCACCCAGCGGGTGGTAAATTGGACCTATTCCAACGACTTGGTGCGGCTGAAAGTGGCATTCGGTATCTCCTACAGCGCCGACGTACATCTCGCGCGCCGCTTGGCGACTGAGGCGCTAAGCAAGGTCGAGCGCGTGCTCGAAGCGCCTGCGCCGATCTGTTTGCTGGTCGGCCTGGGGGACAGTTCGGTGGATCTGGAGCTGCGCTTCTGGATCGCCGACCCACGCGCTGGAACGGCGAACGTACGCAGCGACGTGCTGCTTGGGGTGTGGGATGCGTTCCACGCCGCTAACATCGAGTTCCCGTTCCCGCAGCGCGACCTGAACGTACGAGACCCGGAAGCGCTGGCTAAGGCATTCGCCCAGGCATCTGCGGCGGCATTGGCAAAAGCATCTCTCTAGGAATTGTCAAGTAAACTGTTGAAGTTTGGAAGTAGGCTTGGATCAATTGGGTTGGCACGATCACCCGGTGCTTTGGGCACATGTTTCCTGTGTCGTAACCATCCGCTGAGCACCGCGGCATCATGTCTGATCAGGCAGCGTGGCCGATCGCGGCGGTATTTGATTTAAGCCAGTGCCATGGCAGCAGATCATCGAGGCGTTGCACCGGATGTTCCGCGATGCGGGCCAGCACGTCAGCCAGCCAAGCCTGCGGGTCAACGTCGTTCATCTTGGCCGTGACGATCAAGCTGTACATGATTGCGGCACGCTGCCCGCCGCGATCCGAACCACAGAACAGCCAGGATTTTCGCCCAAGTGCGATGCCTCTCAGGGCGCGTTCGGCCGCGTTGTTGCTGAGGCAGATCCGTCCATCATCCGCAAACCGGGTAAACGCCGTCCAGCGTTTCAGCATGTAGTCGATGGCTTTGGCGATGTCGTTGCCACGCGCGAGCTTAGCCCGCTGCTGACCCAACCAGTCCTGCAGGTCCATCACCAGGGGAAGTGACGAGGCCTGCCGGATCGCCCGGCGCTCCTCGGCACTGTGGCCGTTGATGTCGCGTTCGATGTCGAACAGGGCGTCGATGCGTTGCACGGCTTCCAGGCAGATTGGCGACAGAACCGCTGGGGCCTTGCCGTGCGCCGCACGGCGCGCGCTGCCCGCAAGGTCGGCCAGCACGAAAAACTTCCGGCGCGCATGCGCCCAGCAGGCAGCTTCCACGATCGGCCCGGGTTTGCGTCCCGGTTCATAGAGCTTGCCATAGCCGCCATAAGCATCTGCCTGCAGGATGCCGGTGTAGGCTGCCAGATGGCCTTGCGGGTGTTCGCCGCCGCGATCGCGCGAGTAGTGGAACACAGCACCCGGCGGAGCGAGACCACCGAACGGCCGATCGTCGCGCACGTAGACCCACAGACGGGCGATGTCGGTCTTGCCGCGGGCCAGCACCGGCACCGTGGTGTCATCGCCATGCAGCCGTTCTGCCGCCATGACATGAGCAGCCAAGCGCCCAAACAGCGGCATCAGCACGGTTGTGCAGGCACCGACCTGGTCGGCCAGCGTCGACAGGCTGACCTCCACACCCTCGCGGGCATAGCGTTCTGCCTGACGGTTGAGCGGCTGATGCTGGCCGAACTTCTCGAACAGAATCATGGCCAGCAGGTTCGGTCCGGCCCAGCCGCGGGGCGTCACGTGGAATGGCGCCGGGGGCTGACTGATGCGCTCGCAATCGCGGCAGGAGAATTTCTCACGCACATGCTGGATGACTTTCCAGCTGCGCGGGACGACCTCCAGGGTCTCCGTGACGTCCTCCCCCAGCCTGGACAGGCGTGTGCCGCCGCAGCAGGCGCAGGCCGACGGACCTGCGATGACGACGCGCTCGCGAGGGAGGTGTTCGGGAAACGGGCGCCGGGCCGGGCGCTTGCGGGTAAAGCCGGTGACGGCTGTAGTCTTGGCCGCGGCGGCCTCGGCAGCCAGCTCGTCCTCGGTGGCCGATGCTTCCAGCTCTTCCAGCTGCAGTTCCATCTGCTCCAGCAGGCGGGCGGTGCGCTCCGAGCGTGGTCCGAAGCGGTCACGGTTCAGTTTCTCAATCTGCAGCTTGAGGTGGGCGATCAACGCCTGGTCGCTGGATTGCTGGGCTT is a genomic window containing:
- a CDS encoding mechanosensitive ion channel family protein; its protein translation is MNSAFILHHLDLLTAETLPWLRSYVLAWDVLLQTVVALLGAAMVRLAAPRVAGTTTQLTARMRVLSLRPMVDALGRALPWMLFLLLLWFAQLVLANLGMPTHLLRLVSSLVMAWIVIRLSTTLVRNASMARLFAAAAWVVAALNIAGLIAPTGRLLGEMAFPIGTLHLSVLLLLKGAALLVALIWLANLISTLVEHRLNNARDITPAMQVLASKLLRAGLLTLAVVAALGAVGIDLTAFAVFSGAIGVGLGFGLQKVVSNLVSGVILLLDRSIKPGDVIQLDDTYGWITRLNARFVSVVTRDGTEHLIPNEDLITQRVVNWTYSNDLVRLKVAFGISYSADVHLARRLATEALSKVERVLEAPAPICLLVGLGDSSVDLELRFWIADPRAGTANVRSDVLLGVWDAFHAANIEFPFPQRDLNVRDPEALAKAFAQASAAALAKASL
- the tnpC gene encoding IS66 family transposase is translated as MDAEFAAPPDEVELLKAALLAARADVARVIAEAQAQQSSDQALIAHLKLQIEKLNRDRFGPRSERTARLLEQMELQLEELEASATEDELAAEAAAAKTTAVTGFTRKRPARRPFPEHLPRERVVIAGPSACACCGGTRLSRLGEDVTETLEVVPRSWKVIQHVREKFSCRDCERISQPPAPFHVTPRGWAGPNLLAMILFEKFGQHQPLNRQAERYAREGVEVSLSTLADQVGACTTVLMPLFGRLAAHVMAAERLHGDDTTVPVLARGKTDIARLWVYVRDDRPFGGLAPPGAVFHYSRDRGGEHPQGHLAAYTGILQADAYGGYGKLYEPGRKPGPIVEAACWAHARRKFFVLADLAGSARRAAHGKAPAVLSPICLEAVQRIDALFDIERDINGHSAEERRAIRQASSLPLVMDLQDWLGQQRAKLARGNDIAKAIDYMLKRWTAFTRFADDGRICLSNNAAERALRGIALGRKSWLFCGSDRGGQRAAIMYSLIVTAKMNDVDPQAWLADVLARIAEHPVQRLDDLLPWHWLKSNTAAIGHAA